A genomic window from Chitinophagaceae bacterium includes:
- a CDS encoding LysM peptidoglycan-binding domain-containing protein translates to MTKNDLFKKIFAAFLFAFSCLVLQINVAFAQQPPWVHTNEPVLPEPQLLPDQFESNDSLNEVDNELAVSDSMQEPKVSFANVDVPLYEDSIYRARLGAMVTPVTLTYNEEVKKYINLYVLNRREQVSRMLGLSKIYFPIFDQVFAQYGVPPEVKYLSIIESALNPHAVSRVGATGMWQFMYGTAKQYGLNINSYVDERKDIIRSTEGAAQYLKSMYDVYGDWLLAIASYNCGPGNVNRAISLSGGNTFWEIRNYLPRETRNYVPAFIAAVYVMTYYELHDLSPDYPKYSFEPITSVTVSDKMSCDQIAKYTGLSMEEFKFLNPGLKCSVIPGGSVCSYECKLPTDRIAMFDASKDSIILYSLNAKGIFEGGYIPGANTTYTVRKGDNLGKIAGKYHVSVTQIKKWNHLHSSTIHVGQKLKINNGHGTSTATASATKKVITPAPPSAKSEVSVAENATGNESNSATVKKTYTVRQGDNLNKIAASQKVSVVQIKEWNNLSSSTIKTGEKLKLYNPKTIESSGSTIADTANEKQPANTATAASQSVSKTTPVTTAKSITYTVKKGDYLGKIAEKHQVTISQIRNWNKLKSTTVTVGQKLKIYPSGSEPLAIAANKPATVASPYTATAKSTGAIKPEAPSNYVYYKARNGDTLWEIAQRHGTTVDEIRKLNGASKCNNLKVGTVLKLSSKG, encoded by the coding sequence TCTTCGCCTTTAGCTGCTTAGTCCTTCAGATCAATGTTGCCTTTGCGCAGCAACCACCATGGGTTCATACGAATGAACCTGTGTTGCCGGAACCACAGCTTTTGCCCGATCAGTTTGAAAGCAATGACTCCCTTAACGAGGTGGATAATGAGTTGGCTGTATCAGATAGCATGCAGGAACCAAAAGTTTCCTTCGCCAACGTGGACGTCCCATTGTACGAGGACTCCATTTACCGCGCAAGGTTGGGTGCCATGGTAACACCGGTGACCTTAACGTATAATGAGGAGGTAAAAAAATACATCAACCTGTACGTGCTCAACCGGCGTGAACAGGTGTCGAGAATGCTTGGACTGAGTAAGATTTATTTCCCGATTTTCGACCAGGTATTTGCACAATATGGTGTTCCGCCTGAGGTAAAATACCTCTCCATCATTGAATCAGCACTGAATCCACACGCCGTTTCCCGCGTGGGCGCAACAGGAATGTGGCAATTCATGTATGGTACAGCAAAGCAGTATGGACTGAATATTAATTCTTATGTGGATGAACGAAAGGACATTATCCGTTCAACCGAAGGTGCAGCACAATACCTGAAAAGCATGTATGATGTATATGGCGATTGGCTGCTGGCCATTGCTTCCTACAATTGTGGTCCGGGCAATGTGAACCGTGCTATTTCATTATCCGGTGGCAATACTTTTTGGGAAATCCGTAATTATTTACCGCGTGAAACCCGAAACTATGTGCCTGCCTTTATTGCGGCCGTTTATGTGATGACGTACTATGAATTGCATGATCTTTCTCCTGACTATCCGAAATACAGCTTTGAGCCGATTACCAGTGTTACAGTAAGCGATAAAATGTCCTGCGACCAGATTGCAAAGTATACCGGCTTAAGCATGGAAGAATTTAAATTTTTAAATCCCGGACTTAAATGCAGCGTGATTCCCGGCGGAAGTGTTTGTTCTTATGAATGTAAGTTGCCCACCGACCGCATTGCCATGTTTGATGCAAGCAAAGATTCCATCATCCTGTATTCATTGAATGCAAAAGGCATTTTTGAAGGAGGATATATTCCGGGCGCAAATACTACATATACTGTTCGCAAGGGTGATAATCTTGGAAAAATCGCCGGCAAATACCATGTGTCGGTTACCCAAATCAAGAAATGGAACCACCTTCACAGTTCTACGATTCATGTTGGTCAAAAGCTTAAAATCAATAACGGCCACGGCACTTCAACAGCCACCGCTTCTGCTACCAAAAAAGTTATTACTCCGGCACCACCATCAGCAAAGTCTGAAGTTTCTGTTGCTGAAAATGCTACCGGAAATGAATCGAACAGCGCAACTGTAAAAAAGACCTACACCGTTCGCCAGGGAGATAATTTGAATAAAATTGCTGCTTCACAAAAGGTAAGTGTTGTTCAAATTAAAGAATGGAATAACCTGAGCAGTTCCACTATAAAAACGGGAGAGAAATTAAAGCTCTACAATCCCAAAACAATAGAAAGTTCAGGTTCAACAATTGCCGATACGGCAAATGAAAAACAACCGGCAAATACAGCAACTGCTGCTTCTCAATCTGTTTCTAAAACAACTCCTGTTACCACCGCAAAGAGCATTACTTACACGGTAAAAAAAGGAGACTATCTCGGAAAAATTGCAGAAAAGCACCAGGTAACCATTTCCCAAATCAGGAATTGGAATAAGTTGAAAAGCACGACTGTAACAGTAGGACAAAAACTAAAAATCTATCCTTCCGGAAGCGAACCTTTGGCAATTGCTGCCAACAAACCGGCAACAGTTGCATCTCCTTACACTGCAACTGCAAAATCCACTGGTGCTATTAAGCCTGAAGCACCTTCCAACTATGTGTATTACAAAGCGCGGAATGGAGATACGCTCTGGGAAATAGCCCAACGTCATGGAACAACGGTAGATGAAATCAGGAAACTTAACGGTGCCTCAAAGTGCAATAACTTAAAAGTGGGTACTGTTTTAAAACTAAGTTCAAAAGGTTAG